The Bernardetia sp. region CTCATTACTCTGGCTCAAATCGTCTAGCTATTATTCATAATGGGATTATTGAAAACTATTCTGTTTTAAAGCAAGATTTAGAAAATAAGGGGCATACCTTCAAATCAGATACAGACTCAGAAGTATTTATCCATTTCATAGAAGAAATCCAAAACCAACACCAATGTAGTTTGGAAGAAGCTGTTCGCTTGGCTCTTCATAAAGTTGTGGGAGCGTATGCGATTATCATTATGTCAGAAGATAATCCTAATCAACTTATTGCAGCGAGAAAAGGAAGCCCTTTGGTTATCGGTATTGGAAAAGAACAAGATGAATTTTTTGTGGCATCTGATGCAACTCCAATTATTGAATATACAAATGAAGTTGTTTATTTGAATGATGATGAAATAGCTGTCATTACGAATAATTCATTAGCCATTAAAAATATAGAAGATATTCCTACTACTCCTTATATTCATACACTTGATATGGAGTTAGAGTCTATTGAAAAAGGTGGTTATGATTATTTTATGCTAAAAGAAATCTTTGAACAACCAAAATCTATTCGTGATGCACTTCGTGGAAGACTTATTGCAGCTAACGGACACGTTGCTTTAGGTGGGATTCATAAATACTTAGACAAACTTGTCAAAGCAAAACGCATTGTAATTGTAGCTTGTGGAACTTCGTGGCATGCAGGTTTGGTAGCCGAATATATTATGGAAGAGTTTGCTCGCATTCCTGTTGAGGTAGAATATGCTTCTGAGTTTCGTTACAGAAATCCGATTATTGAAGAGGGTGATGTAATGATAGCCATTTCTCAATCTGGAGAAACAGCTGATACACTTGCAGCCATAGAACTAGCTAAAAACAGAGGCGCAATTATTTTTGGAGTGTGTAATGTAGTGGGTTCTTCTATTGCAAGAGCAACACATGAAGGCGCATACATCCACGCAGGTCCAGAAATTGGTGTTGCTAGTACAAAAGCCTTTACAGGACAAGTAACTGTGCTTGCTCTTTTAGGACTCATGTTGGCTAAAGAACGTAAAACGATTTCAGACAATCAACTCAAAGACCTTTTACGTCAGTTAGAACAAATACCTCAGAAAGTAGAACAGGCTTTAAAGCTCAATAATCAAATAGAAAAAATAGCCAAAGACTTCGTAAATGCTCGTAACTTCTTGTATTTGGGACGTGGATATAATTTCCCAGTAGCCCTAGAAGGAGCTTTGAAACTTAAAGAAATTTCATACATTCACGCAGAAGGTTATCCTGCTGCTGAAATGAAGCACGGACCTATTGCTCTTATTGATGAAGAGATGCCAGTTGTCGTGATTGCAACTCGTGATAATTCGTATGATAAGATTTTATCAAATATTGAGGAAGTAAAGGCAAGACGAGGAAAAGTAATTGCTGTGGTTACAGAAGGCGATGCTGCCATTCCTAAAAAAGTAGATTATGTTATCGAAGTGCCAAGCACACACGATGCCTTTATGCCACTTGTTTCTGTAATTCCATTACAACTTTTATCGTATCATGTGGCTCTAATGCGTGGTTGTAATGTCGACCAGCCTAGAAATTTAGCAAAATCTGTTACGGTAGAATAATTTTTGATATATTCTATCAGTCGTCAATTTTTTAAAACCTCTTTTATTC contains the following coding sequences:
- the glmS gene encoding glutamine--fructose-6-phosphate transaminase (isomerizing) translates to MCGIVGYIGQREAYPILIKGLKRLEYRGYDSSGVALMDSSINIYKKQGKVAELETFAESKNKKGKVGIGHTRWATHGVPNDTNAHPHYSGSNRLAIIHNGIIENYSVLKQDLENKGHTFKSDTDSEVFIHFIEEIQNQHQCSLEEAVRLALHKVVGAYAIIIMSEDNPNQLIAARKGSPLVIGIGKEQDEFFVASDATPIIEYTNEVVYLNDDEIAVITNNSLAIKNIEDIPTTPYIHTLDMELESIEKGGYDYFMLKEIFEQPKSIRDALRGRLIAANGHVALGGIHKYLDKLVKAKRIVIVACGTSWHAGLVAEYIMEEFARIPVEVEYASEFRYRNPIIEEGDVMIAISQSGETADTLAAIELAKNRGAIIFGVCNVVGSSIARATHEGAYIHAGPEIGVASTKAFTGQVTVLALLGLMLAKERKTISDNQLKDLLRQLEQIPQKVEQALKLNNQIEKIAKDFVNARNFLYLGRGYNFPVALEGALKLKEISYIHAEGYPAAEMKHGPIALIDEEMPVVVIATRDNSYDKILSNIEEVKARRGKVIAVVTEGDAAIPKKVDYVIEVPSTHDAFMPLVSVIPLQLLSYHVALMRGCNVDQPRNLAKSVTVE